The DNA window AATGCCAAAAAGGCTTGTAAGGGTCTGCTACTAACATTTTGAGACTGGTCATCAAGTGTGCCTGTGCCATTTGTCCAACTTGCAGCAGGAAGATTAGACTCATCCTCTTTCATAATTGGTGTAGACGAATTTCTATCAATGCTTGGTACAATACATTCTGTAGACATTTGAGGCTGAGTCTCATTCTcaggaatgaaaacaaaaggGGGATTAAAATACAAAACTGTATTATTCAAATTCACATCCTGGTCTGTGGTTTGAAGTGGTATGAAACTTTGAGTTGGATTTATAACAGGCAACTGCCCTTGCCTGCCAATTTCTGGGTCAGGTAGATCATCACTATCTAGATCTTGTGCCAGTAATTCATTTTCACATATGCTTTTTCCACCCATGCAAGTCTGAATGTGTGCCCTTAACTCACGAACTGAAAACAGGCAATGACAGGCTTTGCAGCTTACTTTTGCATCAGTTAATATTTCTCCCTGATCTTTTGGTGTTGTATCTAGGCTAGTTTGAATAGGACGAATGTAAATTTTAGCTTGATTGCCAATGTATGATTTTAATGATCTGACGTTCCAATGACAATTAATCAATGTCAGCTCCCGACAATTTTGTTTACAGTTCAGCAGTTCGAACCCTCCAGAATTCTGTAACTGTGGGAATCCAATGCTCTCACCATTTCTCATATTTATATTATCCGATTGTAGTCTTAAAAGAACATCATCTTCTTCATCATCCAAGTTGAACTGAATTTTTTTAGCCCCCAACCCAGCCTTCATAAGAACAGTTTTTTCTTCTACGGATGGAATTTTTTTAGCATTTGTATCTGCCAAACACACCACAGTCACGGTCCATGTTCTGGTTCCACGTGTGCGTGGGATTTTAGACGAGTCCGAAGCATCTACAGAATTAGATACACTGCCCGTGCGTCTCTTCTGACCTCGGCGATTTCTGTTCCGATTAAACAAAGTATTTCGCTGTTGAATTATCTGACTTGCCAAAGTTTCGTTGCGGTCAACTGGTTTACATGCATTTCTCTTTTTTATCTCCGATCTTACCCTTTCTGTCAACCGCAACCTGTCTCCTATTGTCTTTACTCCTAATCGGATTAATTGCTGTTCTGTAAGACTTAAAAATTATCCAAGTCAATTCTTTccgatttgaaattttcaatggtgtcaTTTAAGTCAAGATCAGCCAAAACACCCTCCAACTCCAAGTCCAACGTTACACTTGTAGTTGCCGCCATTTTTGTGCTTGTAAATGTAAACTCCAAAACGAGAAATCCGGATTCAAATAAACCGACagaatatataataatacacctacagcatataataatgaaaccacagcatataattatgaacccacagcatataattatgaacccacagcatataataatgaaaccacagcatataattatgaaaccacagcatataataatgaacccacagcatataataatgaaaccacagcatataattatgaaaccacagcatataataatgaacccacagcatataataatgaaaccacagcatatgataatgaaaccacagcacataattatgaacccacagcatataattatgaacccacagcatataataatagatccagatcatataattatagaaccacatcttataattatagacccacagcatataataatagacccacagcatataattatagatccacagcatataataatagatccacagcatataattatagaaccacagcatataataatagacccacagcatataattatagaaccacagcatataataatagatccacagcatataattatagaaccacagcatataattatagaaccacagcatataattataaaaccacagcatataattataaacccacagcatatcattatagaaccacagcatataataatagacccacagcatataattatagaaccacagcatataattataaacccacagcatataattataaaaccacagcatataattataaacccacagcatataattataaacccacagcatataattataaacccacagcatataattataaaaccacagcatatatttataaacccacagcatataattataaacccacagcatataattataaacccacagcatataattataaaaccacagcatataattataaacccacagcatataattataaacccacagcatataattataaacccacagcatataattataaacccacagcatataataaaatcacctaacataaggcagccatggcgttccatagtacggcgttataaaaaatataatatttaaaagttgcatgtgctaagcgttcatttcatgtaaataccgtaaatgtataatgcacatgtattacctactaacttgccagtcaaagtgataggtatgaattcctcgatttctacacctttcgatcggcaatcgacagtcaataaaagtattgaacgatggtgtgaaagaacgagacggaaggaggtttgtacatgtgcgtcttcattaggcaagtgtccgattcgtttctcttctgttgccctatcactttcggtgtaaatatatatactaaaatatccacaaaccatttactgcagatttctttattttacctgtctctGAACCCCCGATCACCCGCTCCATATATGAAcactggtttgtttacatacataaaaaatacagttcttgATCCGCTTTCCGAGTACGGTTAAAGGTTGTTTAATAGGAGAAAGTTTGGGGCGGGTAAAgctacaattattaacagtagtaaactaaatgaagaattatttaaatggattatttgcacaaaatgtggtatggtatgatgtaaatattttttaaaaatagtgttatttttatacgcggcaaattgccgtaaagtttttttgtacatgtaagtacatgtattgtatgcactgtagctttatattttcaaacccaaaatttatacacatagctacagctatatatgttatgtaccgtatgtattgttttatcaccatacttgccaactgacccgatttcgtcgggtcacacccgatttttcgacccttcacccgattattttttatgacccggcgggtcatgcttttcacccgatttttgtcaaacaacccgaaaatctcccgatttccggatttggtttgtaaattacgttgcgcgtttgaatttccagttatgaacccaagctgagcttggatttacgtaacgcgtaaacaatgccgatggctataacagacacgttaagtgtaattattatcgtgagttgttttgactaagcgaaggtttaaatcattaagtgtgatggcttccaataagaaaaggtcttcatcggggccagcggaatcaaaaccaacaaaaagaaacaacatttttgtacctatcaacatatctgggaaaatgaatgaatttcccataggtaaaacaaagtaatcgagtacaaaacgaggcttttgcgttctatgtaacgcacatttgaatattggattttgtgcccaAAATGATCTGACTTAACATTCAAAACGCTAAGCCATGTATagaatgctttttaatacacaaaactgaaaagtcttccaagtcacttacaactttcatgccatcatttacagagttcaaaagcaaggttaatgtagcagaaactctttttgcatttttttttcagctgaacacaacctaccattttctgtgtcagattactttacaaaattcaaaatcagcaactgttagttaaaatgcttctttgcaataaagtattacacataagttttaacacatatttctattgtatatatCTATGAAATGCATGATAAATATGTCGTAAATGTCgttacgcgctatgaccagattttttactttccaaatctggtcatgaccagattttcacatgttggaggttggcaagtatgtttatcacaagtgtacactttcgaaaaatagcccaatttcgacagtcacgagtacccatgtgaatttttcattctctgatgtgttgttgttctgtccgtgcataatttagtcttagttaaccagcagccaatcagcggtaagctgaatccaccaataaaaaaactgtggttaaggtgcgggtattgtttatgtatgacgtagctgaaaaagttgaacgcgacgcgatcggaaaagtcaaaccaaatcggttttagtaATATTTTAATTCTGCATGAAGTTTGTTTTTCTCAGATATTGTAGGGAGGAATATCACGCATGCAGTTAATCGGATACTCTCTATTAGTTCTCATTATTTAAGGACAAGAGCGTACAATGCCTGACAAATCCCCCGCACCCAGAATGTCGAAATGGCATGCgtacatataaaaagaaatttacatttgaaagtgTACATCAGAACATGCATAATGTAAAACATCATTCtctgacaaattaaaaaattcaaatttgtacTTACATATGTAGTACTTATCTCAAATGTTTTATTCGTTTGTGTTATAAACATTAACATTATGGCCTCATGTCTATGCTAGCGTTATTTTTATGCGACAGTGTGTGTAAAGAACATGAACATTAAGTATCTTTTATCGTTATCTAGtcgtattaaatattttttctaaaaaatctaatgaatttaaaaaaaatggtttacttAAAATCACAGAAAGTCCGCTAAGATTCGAACACCCTCTCATACGATAAGAATAATCTACAAGCCTCCGCCTTTTTTATCGCCTAACTCACTAAGCTACGGTGATACACTACAAGAATAGTGAATAACTTTGATGGTTTGACAatcatgaatattttaataaaagtgaAAACTTTTGGTGAAAACCACGAATTTTGACCCATTATGGGTCTGGACtccatttttataaatcattaataaaaatgaataaaaacttatcctttaaataaaagtacttttaggaTGGAGTCAAGACCCATTCACAcctaaaatttgcaatttagAACAGTAAATGATCAAGGTTTTGCATAAAACGGTGTGCAGCTTAAATTTGGAATACCATACCTGTCGTGTTTACAGAATGAAAGCATATGTTTGACTCATACCATGACATTTATAATGTACTATAAACAATGTTTACTAGACAAAAATTACTATTTTAACTGGAAATATAAATCGTTCGTCTTTATTGCTCCAAGTGGGAGATATACAACGCCTTGTACGCCCCTGTCCTTTGAACATTCCATCGCTTAAAATTGCTACATCAAAGCAACATTTCCTCCAATCCACAAATTCCCCTCGGTGAGCCCCTCTAGATCTTCTTCGGAGTTGAGGTGTTCTAGTGGTTCACCTTCGTGCGATTTGCTTAGGAAGACCGTTATATATATTCACCCCCCATATATTCagtgttatttttgttactctATTCTGACGGACAGAGGCATTGTACAACATAATCACTGCACCacgtttattttcaattttaaattattacacAGAAGCCGTTTAAGAAGAGGGATATCTACAGTAGAACTCGATTAGTACGAATACGGATGTAGCGAAGTTTTATAGAGTCCTCGACAAAATCTTTAACAAATCATTTGCCAATTTTAAGATAATAATGGATtaggatataacgaatttacggttatagtgaactgattttgagtccagtagatgttaaaaacaaacgaaattcaaaaagtttacaacgaatTTCTTTAAAGCTTTGAATGTGGCCAATACCCATTGATAAAAAGGTTAGAATGAATTAATTTCCATAAAAattcttcaattttattttcaattttttaagaatcaaaagaaagtatttttattCTATGCTTCAATCAGTAAAATTGTAGTCATGTAAACATCAAAATGTGGTGGTGGGTTATATAGTTTTAACAATCTCGGCAGAATTTTGACATTACTCGTTTTAAACCATTCAACGGTCAATCACTCTTCTCCCCGTCTACCGATTTATCCTCTCGCTGGCCTCTATTTTCACTGAAGACATATATACCGTTAACCTGATATTGTAAATAAAGAGTTGATAAAGACAAACATTTATTCGACATTTGGCAATCGCACTACACAATCGGCAGAACGGAAACGTACAAGCAAGGTATGCTTCGTCTGAATAAGCATGTATTTGTCTTTCTAAAAAAAGGCctcatttattaataattttgtttttgcattaattggtgttgttaaaaattatcaataatattTACCTCTTTTTCCAGTTCTAAACTAAGAATCTTACAAAGGGTCAAAATGTCGGACAAAGAAAAGGACAAGAGAACGCACGATGAGAAATTGGCAGTAATTATTAAAGAAATCATTGCTTCCGCAATCATCAGTAGCACTGTGTTTATTCTCAGCTACCTCTACCTTCCCATCAACACTTCCGGTCTGAAGGAACTTCCGGACAGACTGACTCTTACCATCAGCTGCCTCTTCGTGTCTTCGTTTGCTATTCACCTAGGGATTTTTGGAGTCTTCCGTTTCAGAGCTTTCACTAACGCCATAGATCCGGTTTACGGAAAATCAGAAAACCTGGTTTTTCTTCCGAACCAGATATTGAGAAACACAACTGAGCAGTTCTTTTTGCACATGATGGCCATGCTGACTCTGACTCTGTTCTTACAGGGCAGCTCTATGAAGGCTATTCCAATTCTGTGTGGCATTTTTTTGATCGCTAGGATTGTGTTTCAGGTTGGATATACGGCTTCTCCTATGAAAAGAGCGTATGGATTTGCGAGTACGTTCCTACCAACAGTAGCCGTGTATGTTTATTGCACATATTGCTTAATAAACAAACTATTGAACTAAAAGAtgaatttaacatttatttatttgaaaaaatgggTCTCAAACtagttttttattaaataaatattattgataaattttgtataattttaagtAACACTAACTTTAAGATTTAATAACAGATGCATAACAAAGAGCGTGCAGGCAATTTGCGACGCTATGCAACCGTACACTTAGAATTTGACTGTATAATCTTATAAACGCATGCATGAATATGGACTTTTGTCTTGatatatataacatattcaTAAGTTTAATAAATTGCGTACTACATGTCTGTTTTGATGTTGTttgatttactttgtataaattcatacatgtaattgggGTCCATATCTGCGGGCTCCGATCCGTTAATTAAGTGCGCCCGATCGATACATTTTATCCGgaacatatttcatttaactCTGTCCAAGTAGGTCCACCCAAACAGAGCCAGTGGATAGCATTGGACCAATTAAATTCCTGCTCAGAGGTGTTTAAAATCTTTGTTCCGAACATTTTTCCCCATTTGGTCCAGGCACAAATGAAACACCCAATTCTATATGGTATCCATTTAAGTTACCTtgaaataaatttctttatcaaaggTCAAGACCGAAAATTTTTCTGTACATATTTTCTTTCGATTTCACACCGTCAAGCATAGTGGCAGATTGTGGAAGATGTGCAGTGATCATACAGGGGTAGGGGGATATAGGTAAAttgaaattcatttcttaaaccttgaaacttttaaaagtttttgaatttatagatgaaaaatatatctgaGGATTTTTTCAGCTTCTTGCCATTGTCTGTTCGCTTTCCAATGGAAGATTTTTTGTGGAGTAATCGTGGAATTCAGCGTAAATATTGTTGCACGATGCCTCTGGTATCTTTGCACCGATAATTTAataatacaaaatgaacaatattAGTGATAGATATAATCAAATTTGGTCTAGTGTTTTGACTACCGGTATAACCACGGATATAAAGAGACATATCAGACTTATATTCTACTGTAAAATTCCCGCGGTCAGTTACAGTAACACGTACTGTCTCAAGTTCAATGTCGCCCAAACAACATGAAGTTTTTTGTGGACATTGAAAGAAAAGGAACTCGAAAATTGGATGCAATTACTGAGAAAAAACAGTGAGCTGTCGGTTTTTTATCACCTCGTACTTCGTGGAGAAATTAAAGAATAGTTTTCTTAAGATATGTGATACATATTTCAGTGTTAAAAGCATAATCGTCCAAGATGCCCATATGTATGATaacctatttaatttgttttaaaggtCTATAAGTCTGAAATAcagtacatttaaaaatatcgaTTAAACCCATTTTATCTTATATCTAATATTGTAATCATTTTTACGTGCCTGACCTTGGttaaatgttgatttttctGTGTgaaatcaagtacatgtacatgtaacagtaGATATTATAGATAAAGCATAAGTATGAATCgacaaaatatgtattaatataGTTTACCTGAATGCACATCCTACCGAGACTTGTTGTTCCGACAAGTCTCCGTGATGTGAAccaatttattatatataaatgggAATAAAGGCGAAAGTTTCGCGATGAAAGTAAACGCTAAAGTTTCTATCGCGAAGTGAAGCGTTTCGCAAATAAACTCGATATAACACGAATAAACGCATAACTTCTCGCGATATAATgcaatgtgtgtgtgtgtgtgtgtgttagtATACAGTCTCACGAGAAGTCGTGCGTCTGAACTAACAATGTGTTATACACAGTTAAAAATTGCAcaccgtacatgtatatatatcgaTCCAGTTTTTGCGtatcaaaaaatttcaattgaattaaattggaatttaagaaatcttattaaaaatttattataaaaaatttataatttgttttaaaaaattaataatttgataataacaaattaataaattgttaaattttcatttttcatcaaatcaGATTGATGTGTTAATTATTTATAGCATCGAAAATTGCTGATACTGAGTAAAAGAAAAGCCAAATGACTTTCATAGAAACAGGTGTAAGTTTTATCCATTATAAACCTCTGTTCTTTACCGAAAAATCTTTCTTTCtgacatttatttcaaaaaaagacCGCGGGAAGAGGACGTCACATTCTGCATTAAGTAAGTCGTACGTAAGTTATTATTCATTTGAACTACTTTTGTCAAGTAGAAAATAGTACGTATGGATCTTAAATTCACTGTTTTTTatgttcatatatataaatatctacCACATTTTTAAGTTGTCATAGGAAAGTTTATGAGCAGTAATTTATTTAAGGCAGATATATAATGGTTATAAAGAAATACGACTGACTAGGACAGTgaatgaatattttcaaaatggtgGCTGCCTTGCCAAgtgcaaaatgtaaataaaaagtaaGACTTTGGATATATTGACTACATTTATAGCTATTGGGTATATTGTTAGTTTCCTGTGGCGTTGGTCTTACAATGAGAGCTTTTAGTAACATATTTGAAAACGTGAAGAAATtctcaaattatttttataaaacagaCTAACCGTTAATAGGCCTGTACGAAGGTATTTTTAgtatttattcataattaataaGATTATTTTCATGTCTTGTCGAAAGCA is part of the Crassostrea angulata isolate pt1a10 chromosome 3, ASM2561291v2, whole genome shotgun sequence genome and encodes:
- the LOC128176929 gene encoding uncharacterized protein LOC128176929 — translated: MWCSKLRILQRVKMSDKEKDKRTHDEKLAVIIKEIIASAIISSTVFILSYLYLPINTSGLKELPDRLTLTISCLFVSSFAIHLGIFGVFRFRAFTNAIDPVYGKSENLVFLPNQILRNTTEQFFLHMMAMLTLTLFLQGSSMKAIPILCGIFLIARIVFQVGYTASPMKRAYGFASTFLPTVAVYVYCTYCLINKLLN